A genomic window from Arthrobacter globiformis includes:
- a CDS encoding glycoside hydrolase family 3 N-terminal domain-containing protein: MAAPTPAQPTPAQQLARLTLPQRVGQLFMVAATATGADANTMSDLTRFHVGNVYLAGRSRAGTGATAAVVRRMTATVSAATTGGIRLAVATDQEGGFVQVLSGPGFSAIPTALSQGTQTTAALQANARVWGSQLRSAGLTMNLAPVLDTVPSRQFAPRNAPIGFFAREYGFTPQAVSAHGGAFAAGMRSAGIAPVIKHFPGLGRVLLNTDTSRNVKDTVTTRTDPYLLPFRTAIQAGARWVMVSSAFYTRIDAGHIAPFSPLIMRTMLRTDLHFTGVVLSDDLCNAAQLGPWALGTRATNFINAGGTMVLCASPRAIPAMYTAVLQLAQRNPAFAATVNAAALKVLTVKAGH; the protein is encoded by the coding sequence GCTCGCCCGGCTCACACTGCCCCAGCGCGTCGGACAGCTGTTCATGGTGGCGGCCACGGCCACCGGAGCGGACGCCAACACCATGTCCGACCTCACTCGGTTCCACGTGGGCAATGTCTATCTTGCGGGGCGCAGCCGCGCGGGCACCGGCGCGACGGCCGCCGTCGTCCGCCGGATGACCGCCACCGTGTCGGCGGCCACCACCGGCGGCATCCGCCTTGCCGTAGCGACGGACCAGGAGGGCGGCTTCGTCCAGGTCCTCAGCGGTCCGGGGTTCTCGGCCATCCCCACAGCGCTGTCCCAGGGAACACAGACGACGGCGGCCCTCCAGGCAAACGCCCGCGTGTGGGGAAGCCAGCTCCGTTCGGCCGGGCTCACCATGAACCTGGCGCCGGTTCTGGACACCGTGCCAAGCAGACAGTTCGCCCCGCGCAACGCACCCATCGGGTTCTTCGCCCGCGAATACGGGTTCACGCCGCAGGCGGTCTCGGCCCACGGCGGCGCCTTCGCGGCCGGAATGCGTTCGGCCGGGATCGCGCCTGTGATCAAGCATTTCCCCGGCTTGGGCCGCGTCCTCCTGAACACGGACACCAGCCGGAACGTCAAGGACACCGTGACCACGCGCACCGATCCGTACCTGCTGCCGTTCCGGACGGCGATCCAGGCGGGTGCCCGGTGGGTCATGGTCTCGAGCGCCTTTTACACGCGCATCGACGCCGGCCACATCGCCCCGTTCTCGCCTCTGATCATGCGGACGATGCTGCGCACGGACTTGCACTTCACCGGCGTCGTCCTCTCCGATGACCTGTGCAACGCGGCGCAGCTGGGTCCGTGGGCCCTGGGCACGCGGGCCACGAACTTCATCAACGCCGGCGGGACCATGGTGTTGTGCGCGAGCCCCCGCGCCATTCCGGCCATGTACACCGCCGTGCTGCAGCTCGCCCAGCGCAATCCGGCGTTCGCTGCCACGGTCAACGCTGCCGCCCTGAAAGTGCTCACAGTGAAGGCCGGGCATTAG
- a CDS encoding DUF1345 domain-containing protein, translating to MHTLYTLRYASIYYRDKTGVDFNQDNPPRYTDLAYLAFTVGMAYQVSDTNLKTDAIRSTVLRHALLSYLLGAIVLATTINLVSGLVA from the coding sequence GTGCATACGCTGTACACGTTGCGCTACGCCTCCATCTACTACCGCGACAAGACCGGTGTCGATTTCAATCAGGATAATCCGCCCCGCTACACGGACTTAGCCTACCTGGCCTTCACCGTGGGCATGGCCTACCAGGTCTCGGACACCAACCTCAAGACAGATGCAATCCGCAGTACGGTGCTCCGCCACGCGCTGCTGTCCTACCTGCTGGGCGCGATCGTGCTGGCCACGACCATCAACCTGGTCTCCGGCCTGGTCGCCTGA